A section of the Hippea sp. KM1 genome encodes:
- the rpoN gene encoding RNA polymerase factor sigma-54, whose protein sequence is MIDLRTTLDTNLGLILTPRLDLSLKILSMNVVQIEQKIKELMTENPLIKLDEDVKVKKQPLIEDKFKEIEDSFRQHFDGEDAVSDIIEATVSDTQSIEDSLLMQLGFEMSLSDTDRAIAEGLIYNMDEKGFLSVKPEDIALNLGVGLERVELIRRQIMNLEPIGCCSLNTEEFLLHQASFEADSGMRERLEEFIKGLNNLTRPDLKRLKERLGWDDGLFEVVVERFKEFILYPLEYYNPEGSISYIEPDVFVKRVGSSLVAILNDRSLSGFGIDEEMLNLYLKDENANDFIKEKYRQAREFMVAISNRNKTLLKTVNVILQKQSRFFEDGTILPLTRKEVASILGFNVSTITRAVSNKYLEYRGSVFPLSKFFSSGVSEDVSKDYVKGLIRDMIEKEDKSNPLSDDQIRGMLSKKGIKLTRRTITKYRKEMNIPSSRERRCQNIL, encoded by the coding sequence ATGATCGATTTAAGAACGACGCTGGATACCAATTTAGGCCTTATATTGACGCCGCGGCTCGATTTATCGCTTAAGATATTATCGATGAATGTTGTCCAGATAGAGCAGAAGATAAAGGAATTAATGACAGAGAACCCCCTGATTAAGCTGGATGAGGATGTAAAGGTAAAAAAGCAACCTTTAATCGAGGATAAATTTAAAGAGATAGAAGACTCGTTTCGGCAGCATTTTGATGGTGAGGATGCTGTATCCGATATTATCGAGGCCACCGTTTCGGATACTCAAAGCATCGAGGATAGCCTGCTTATGCAGTTGGGTTTTGAGATGAGCTTAAGCGATACCGATAGGGCTATTGCAGAAGGCCTCATTTACAACATGGATGAGAAGGGCTTTTTGTCTGTAAAGCCTGAAGATATTGCTCTAAATTTAGGTGTAGGTTTAGAGAGGGTTGAATTGATAAGAAGGCAGATTATGAACCTTGAGCCTATCGGTTGCTGTAGTCTAAATACGGAGGAGTTTTTGCTCCATCAGGCCTCATTTGAAGCCGATTCGGGGATGAGAGAGCGGTTAGAGGAGTTTATCAAGGGTTTAAATAACCTTACCAGGCCGGATCTAAAAAGGCTTAAGGAGAGGCTTGGCTGGGATGATGGGCTATTTGAGGTGGTTGTTGAGCGATTTAAGGAGTTTATACTCTATCCGCTTGAATATTACAATCCCGAGGGCTCTATTAGCTATATCGAGCCGGATGTTTTTGTTAAAAGGGTAGGTTCTTCCCTTGTTGCCATATTGAACGATAGAAGCTTAAGCGGCTTTGGTATAGATGAGGAGATGTTAAACCTCTATCTGAAGGATGAAAACGCCAATGATTTTATTAAGGAGAAATACAGACAGGCCAGGGAGTTTATGGTTGCCATATCGAACAGAAATAAAACGCTTCTCAAGACCGTTAATGTTATATTGCAAAAACAGAGCAGGTTTTTTGAGGATGGCACCATATTGCCGTTAACCAGAAAAGAGGTGGCATCTATTTTGGGCTTTAATGTCTCAACCATTACCCGTGCTGTCTCCAATAAGTATTTGGAGTATAGGGGTAGCGTATTCCCGTTGAGCAAGTTCTTCTCAAGCGGTGTTTCTGAGGATGTATCGAAGGATTATGTTAAAGGGCTTATAAGGGATATGATAGAGAAGGAGGATAAGTCAAATCCGCTCAGTGATGACCAGATAAGGGGCATGCTCTCTAAAAAGGGTATAAAACTAACCAGAAGAACGATAACCAAATACAGGAAAGAGATGAATATTCCAAGCAGTAGGGAAAGAAGATGTCAAAATATACTATAG
- the rnr gene encoding ribonuclease R, translated as MSKYTIAILNLLSSKDYKPLNGSEIRRALGISKKRKTAFYKELRRLKKQGKIKKISKSRYIIAKKTSVGHILKGILIRKGGFFYLVDKEDEVKLPRLINTVGATEGDEVIVKLNKSGIGITSKVVKVLKRKLKQVIGYLVKSPQGWIVNPTEKKIPFVVKVKQTDQKLKEGWLVLAKITSFAESKHADVRGQIVKVYGDPYNIEIDREVVIDKFGLPSEFSSEIERELENINKPGEGDFKDRTDFRGLYTITIDGEDAKDFDDAVDIEKTEDGFRLYVHIADVSHYVKPGMELDGEALRRGFSVYFPEGVIPMLPFKLSNDICSLVPGEDRLTVSVIMDISKRGSIKSYKLTKSIIRNKRRMTYKAVQGILDGNIKDEDWLKDRLLLMRELAKKLRSRRFKKGSLDLDIPEPKVIMEDGRIVDITEREHMFAHSIIEEFMLAANLCVADFLSKHYDTYIRRIHEDPDPQKLSILLAFLRKMGIRVELPDEFTSKELQKILKAVKDEKLKKIVSQLMLRSLKRAEYSLKDEGHFALHFDNYTHFTSPIRRYPDLIVHRMVKAVLDKIRQSFDDLNMAVEVIKERELTTESAMFYMNDIKAAHFMKQFIGYEFDATITTIVPSGFFIRLKDYFVEGFVAASSLKDDYYEYVEYAYAMVGKRKKRVFKLGDDVRVVLIGVDKFAAEIDFTVL; from the coding sequence ATGTCAAAATATACTATAGCGATTCTCAATTTGCTCTCATCGAAGGACTATAAACCGTTGAACGGTTCTGAGATTCGAAGGGCATTGGGTATATCAAAGAAGAGAAAGACGGCTTTCTATAAAGAGTTAAGAAGGCTAAAAAAACAGGGCAAGATAAAAAAGATCTCAAAGAGCCGATACATAATAGCCAAAAAGACATCCGTGGGCCACATCTTGAAGGGTATCCTTATCAGGAAGGGCGGTTTTTTCTATTTGGTTGATAAGGAGGATGAGGTTAAGCTTCCAAGGCTTATCAACACCGTGGGTGCGACCGAAGGTGATGAGGTTATTGTAAAGCTCAACAAGAGTGGCATCGGTATTACATCAAAGGTTGTTAAGGTTCTAAAGAGGAAGCTTAAGCAGGTGATCGGCTATCTTGTTAAGTCGCCACAGGGTTGGATAGTTAATCCAACAGAGAAGAAGATACCCTTTGTGGTCAAGGTTAAGCAAACTGATCAGAAGCTTAAAGAGGGCTGGCTGGTTCTGGCTAAAATCACATCCTTTGCAGAATCGAAGCATGCGGATGTAAGGGGTCAGATAGTTAAGGTGTACGGCGACCCTTACAATATAGAGATAGACAGGGAAGTGGTAATAGATAAATTTGGTCTGCCGAGTGAGTTTTCTTCTGAAATCGAAAGGGAGCTTGAGAATATCAATAAGCCCGGTGAGGGTGATTTTAAAGACAGGACGGACTTTAGAGGCCTTTATACCATAACGATAGACGGCGAAGACGCTAAGGATTTTGACGATGCGGTTGATATAGAAAAAACCGAGGATGGCTTTAGGCTCTATGTTCATATAGCCGATGTTTCCCACTATGTAAAACCGGGCATGGAGTTGGATGGTGAGGCATTGAGGAGGGGTTTTAGCGTCTATTTTCCTGAGGGTGTCATACCCATGTTGCCGTTTAAGCTTTCCAACGATATCTGCTCGCTGGTGCCTGGTGAGGATAGGCTAACGGTTAGTGTGATTATGGATATATCCAAGCGGGGCTCCATAAAATCATACAAGCTAACAAAGAGCATAATCAGAAACAAAAGACGGATGACATATAAGGCCGTTCAAGGCATATTAGATGGGAATATAAAGGATGAGGATTGGCTTAAGGATAGGCTTTTGTTGATGAGGGAGCTTGCAAAGAAGCTAAGGAGTCGGAGGTTTAAAAAGGGGAGCCTGGATTTAGATATACCCGAGCCGAAGGTGATTATGGAGGATGGCAGGATAGTCGATATAACCGAAAGGGAGCATATGTTTGCCCACTCCATAATAGAGGAGTTCATGCTTGCGGCCAACCTCTGCGTTGCGGATTTTCTATCCAAACATTACGATACATACATAAGAAGGATACACGAGGATCCAGACCCGCAGAAATTGAGCATACTTTTGGCATTTTTAAGGAAGATGGGCATAAGGGTTGAGCTGCCAGATGAGTTTACCTCCAAAGAATTGCAGAAGATCTTAAAGGCTGTAAAGGATGAGAAGCTAAAAAAGATAGTATCCCAATTGATGTTGAGATCCCTAAAGAGAGCCGAATATTCCCTAAAGGATGAGGGGCATTTTGCGCTCCATTTCGATAACTATACCCATTTTACATCACCCATTCGCAGGTATCCAGACCTGATCGTGCACAGAATGGTCAAGGCCGTTCTTGATAAGATCAGGCAGTCCTTTGATGACCTTAATATGGCGGTTGAGGTGATTAAAGAGAGGGAGTTGACAACAGAGAGTGCAATGTTCTATATGAATGATATAAAGGCTGCTCACTTCATGAAGCAGTTTATTGGCTATGAGTTTGATGCAACCATTACAACCATAGTGCCGAGTGGTTTCTTTATCAGGTTGAAGGATTATTTTGTTGAGGGTTTTGTTGCTGCCTCAAGCTTAAAAGACGACTATTATGAATATGTCGAATACGCCTATGCCATGGTGGGCAAGAGAAAGAAGAGGGTGTTTAAGCTTGGCGATGATGTAAGGGTCGTTTTGATAGGTGTCGATAAGTTTGCCGCAGAGATAGATTTTACCGTATTATAA
- a CDS encoding DUF370 domain-containing protein, translated as MGVVNIGFGNFINADRVVAIVNPTSAPIKRLKEQLQQEGKIIDATQGRKTRAIIIMDSGHVILSGIAVNTLAERMER; from the coding sequence ATGGGTGTTGTTAATATAGGTTTTGGGAATTTTATAAATGCCGATAGGGTTGTTGCCATAGTGAATCCGACATCTGCGCCCATAAAGAGGCTAAAGGAGCAGCTTCAGCAGGAGGGCAAGATCATAGATGCAACCCAGGGCAGAAAGACCCGGGCTATTATCATTATGGATTCAGGGCATGTGATACTATCCGGTATAGCAGTCAATACGCTGGCAGAAAGGATGGAGCGATGA
- the gmk gene encoding guanylate kinase translates to MRGVIFVVSSPTGAGKTTICSAIKSRRSDVERVITHTTRKPREGERDGVDYYFVDVDTFKDKLKKGEFVEYAVVHGHYYGTTKGALNDVINSGKHPLLAIDVQGARNVMNTFDRVVSIFILPPSFDEWIRRIQNDKKRDNMVVRMKTALKELGELEVFDYCIVNDRLNEAVESLNEIIDSSLLRMSFFADKYLKVADDLRIRVKEYLEVNDGSIYT, encoded by the coding sequence ATGAGGGGTGTTATATTTGTGGTTTCATCACCCACAGGAGCGGGCAAAACGACCATATGCAGCGCCATCAAAAGCAGAAGATCTGATGTGGAGAGGGTTATAACCCATACCACAAGGAAACCACGAGAGGGCGAAAGGGACGGCGTTGATTACTATTTTGTTGATGTAGACACATTTAAGGATAAGCTAAAAAAGGGCGAGTTTGTTGAGTATGCGGTGGTTCATGGACACTATTACGGCACCACGAAAGGGGCTTTAAACGATGTAATTAACTCAGGTAAACACCCGTTGCTTGCCATTGATGTGCAGGGTGCAAGGAATGTGATGAATACATTTGACAGAGTCGTCAGTATATTTATACTTCCACCGTCGTTTGATGAGTGGATTAGGAGGATTCAAAACGACAAAAAGAGGGACAACATGGTTGTCAGGATGAAGACGGCTTTGAAGGAGTTGGGTGAGCTTGAGGTTTTTGATTACTGTATAGTGAACGACAGACTAAACGAGGCTGTGGAATCCCTCAATGAGATTATCGATTCATCCTTGCTTAGAATGTCCTTTTTTGCTGATAAATACCTAAAGGTTGCAGACGATTTGAGAATAAGGGTTAAAGAATATCTGGAGGTGAACGATGGAAGTATTTATACCTGA
- the rpoZ gene encoding DNA-directed RNA polymerase subunit omega: MEVFIPEIINGALKHFPSRYELVRVAAIRANSLFKGDKPLVSGSVASRHKNTVVSLIEIKEGLWKKK; encoded by the coding sequence ATGGAAGTATTTATACCTGAGATAATAAACGGCGCCTTGAAGCACTTTCCCAGCAGGTATGAGCTTGTAAGGGTTGCAGCGATTAGGGCAAATTCTCTGTTTAAAGGGGATAAGCCGCTTGTGAGCGGTTCTGTTGCATCCAGACATAAAAACACTGTTGTTAGCCTTATAGAGATTAAAGAGGGATTGTG